A section of the Malania oleifera isolate guangnan ecotype guangnan chromosome 2, ASM2987363v1, whole genome shotgun sequence genome encodes:
- the LOC131147945 gene encoding uncharacterized protein LOC131147945 isoform X2, producing MATLCSYSLHSPPSSSYSLPPSSSHSTSIIHFSPCSLAAQEVPAKSETHRLSNCSLMPTVCQPTRLFLHPILLFSGFERPLDTQNFLAAVSVLAAIALSLFLGFKGDPVPCDRCAGNGGTKCVFCNNGKMKQEMGLVDCKVCKGAGPIIREDDWQC from the exons ATGGCCACACTCTGTAGCTACTCCCTCCACAGCCCTCCTTCTTCGTCTTattctcttcctccttcttcttcacatTCAACATCCATAATTCACTTTTCTCCATGTTCACTCGCCGCACAGGAAGTCCCAGCAAAATCTGAAACTCACAGATTGTCCAATTGTAGTTTAATGCCCACTGTGTGTCAACCGACAAGGCTCTTTCTCCACCCCATTCTCTTATTCAGTGGCTTCGAAAGGCCTTTGGATACCCAGAATTTTCTTGCTGCTGTTAGTGTTTTGGCCGCCATTGCCCTTTCACTATTCCTTGGTTTTAAG GGAGATCCCGTCCCTTGTGATAGGTGCGCTGGGAATG GTGGCACAAAATGTGTTTTTTGTAACAATGGTAAGATGAAGCAAGAAATGGGATTGGTCGATTGTAAGGTGTGCAAGGGTGCAG gacctatcattagggaagacgattggcagtgctaa
- the LOC131147945 gene encoding uncharacterized protein LOC131147945 isoform X3, with protein sequence MATLCSYSLHSPPSSSYSLPPSSSHSTSIIHFSPCSLAAQEVPAKSETHRLSNCSLMPTVCQPTRLFLHPILLFSGFERPLDTQNFLAAVSVLAAIALSLFLGFKGFCREIPSLVIGALGMVAQNVFFVTMVR encoded by the exons ATGGCCACACTCTGTAGCTACTCCCTCCACAGCCCTCCTTCTTCGTCTTattctcttcctccttcttcttcacatTCAACATCCATAATTCACTTTTCTCCATGTTCACTCGCCGCACAGGAAGTCCCAGCAAAATCTGAAACTCACAGATTGTCCAATTGTAGTTTAATGCCCACTGTGTGTCAACCGACAAGGCTCTTTCTCCACCCCATTCTCTTATTCAGTGGCTTCGAAAGGCCTTTGGATACCCAGAATTTTCTTGCTGCTGTTAGTGTTTTGGCCGCCATTGCCCTTTCACTATTCCTTGGTTTTAAG GGATTTTGCAGGGAGATCCCGTCCCTTGTGATAGGTGCGCTGGGAATG GTGGCACAAAATGTGTTTTTTGTAACAATGGTAAGATGA